TGCTAGCCGGCTCGGCCGGCAATATTAAGGCCGTCGGTGCGTCTGAGAGCGAAGCGGCCGCCCGCGCGCTCCAGTTGGCGGGCATCGCGCTCCATCCCAGCCTGTTGCCGGAATCGCGACTGGTTGCGGAGCCCGAGCACCATGCGACTGAGCCGATAGAGATTTCAAGGCTCGCCGCCTAAGCTCGGCGCACACGCCTTGGACTGCCTTTCAAGGCCGACTCTTGTCTTCTGCACGGAAATCTCAGTTGCCGCGTCTCGCGTCAGCTCTTCAGCCCGTGCTGCTTGTCCGGATGCTGGGAAGGGAGCAGGTTGCGCTCCTGTTGGCGAGCCTTCGCCGGAAGTTCCTGGCGGTGTACTGCCCCGGCGCCGAGCCCGAGGGGCAAGCGGTGATCCCGCGCAGACGCCTTTCCCGCCATCATCCATGCCACGCGCGTGATGAAGGACCCGACGAGCGTCGACATCGCCGCCGCCCGCCGGAAGTTGCGCGCCTGTTCGCCACTGGTCGTGAACGAAGCCAGCCGCAGCAGCAGCGGGACCGGCCCCGAGAGCACGCCGCCGGAGCGCGTCACCCAGCCGCTCACGCCGTGCCGCAGCGGTTCGTTCGCCGGTTCCGGGTGGCTCTCGATCTCCAGGCCTTCGTACGCTTCGTAGGCCGCCGCGCCCAGCCCCATCAGGTTCAGCGCGCGGCTGCGGTCGTGTCCCATCAGTTCGAGGATGGAGACCGCGCTGCCCACCCCCGACGCCGCGAAGTGCAGCGGCAGCGTGCGGACGTTCCGGTTCCACGCCGGGATCACGGTCGCGCCGATGAGTACGCCGGTATAGGTGGACATCACCACGCCGGTCGAGGCCGCCAACGCCTCTGCGGCGTTGCCGAGCACGCGCACCGGCACCAGCCCGCCCGACATGCGGTCCACCGCTTCGGCGAACGCCGAGGCCGCGCTCGCGGTGCCGAACGCGGCCAGCGTCCACGCGCCCACCGACATCGGGCTCTGCACCTTGAACACGCGCAGCATGTTGAGGAAGCGCGCGGGACGCCCCAGGTCGGCGATCAGCAACCCGGTGGAGATAGGTCCGCCGAGCGCCGCCACCCAGCGCGCGTCACGGACCAGCCGGCGGTCGGCGCCGGTCCAATTCGCCATCGCGCCGATCACCGCCGCCGCACCCGCCGCGCCGCCCACGAAGAAATAGAGCGGGATCTCCCACGTCCACGCCGGCTTCTTGAGCAGCGGGATGCCGTAGTACCCGGTCTCCGGTGACGCCACCGGGAAGGGAGCGCCGCCCGGCCGCGCGCCCGGCGACATCACGATGCCGCGCCGCTCCGCCTCGCGACGTATCTCGAGCAGTCGCGCCTCGCGGATGGGGGCCTTCGGTTCGCTGCTCATCGGTCGCCATCTCCCAGGAAGGCGAGCAGCGCGCCGGCGAAAATCGCTCCGGCCGCGATCGCGGCCGAGCGCCACCCGGCACTCAGGTAAAGGCCAGGCGTCTCCGGGTCGGGCGGAAGGTTATAGGAGCGTGGATCGCCCCGCATCACGAAGATGGAATGCGTCCCTTCGACCGAGGTGTGCTGCGGGTCATAGATGCCCGCGTCTTCCATGCCGCGCTCCCGCAGCTGTTGAACCCTTTCTTTAGCAGTACGGCGCAACTCATTGATGTCACCAAACGTGATGGACTCCGTCGGGCAAGCCGTCGCGCACGCCGGCTGCAGGCCCACCTTCTGCCGGTCGTAGCAGAACGTACACTTGAACGCCCGGCCG
The sequence above is drawn from the Terriglobales bacterium genome and encodes:
- the nrfD gene encoding NrfD/PsrC family molybdoenzyme membrane anchor subunit, which encodes MSSEPKAPIREARLLEIRREAERRGIVMSPGARPGGAPFPVASPETGYYGIPLLKKPAWTWEIPLYFFVGGAAGAAAVIGAMANWTGADRRLVRDARWVAALGGPISTGLLIADLGRPARFLNMLRVFKVQSPMSVGAWTLAAFGTASAASAFAEAVDRMSGGLVPVRVLGNAAEALAASTGVVMSTYTGVLIGATVIPAWNRNVRTLPLHFAASGVGSAVSILELMGHDRSRALNLMGLGAAAYEAYEGLEIESHPEPANEPLRHGVSGWVTRSGGVLSGPVPLLLRLASFTTSGEQARNFRRAAAMSTLVGSFITRVAWMMAGKASARDHRLPLGLGAGAVHRQELPAKARQQERNLLPSQHPDKQHGLKS